A window of the Nocardia sp. NBC_01329 genome harbors these coding sequences:
- a CDS encoding DUF3090 domain-containing protein: MSRAIHVFRTPERFVAGTVGEPGDRAFYLQAVEEPRVVSVLLEKQQVKVLADRMGLLLDEVARRFGAEVPPQADEVNDNAPLVTPVDAEFRVGTMGLGWDADAGAVVVELLAITETEVDESVVLDDTDEGPDAVRVFLTPDQAREFALRSTRVIAAGRPPCPLCGEPLSARGHMCVRTNGYKRGELFGASDLEE, translated from the coding sequence GTGTCACGCGCAATCCATGTTTTCCGCACCCCCGAGCGTTTCGTCGCCGGAACTGTCGGTGAGCCGGGCGATCGCGCGTTCTACTTGCAGGCGGTGGAGGAACCCCGGGTGGTGAGTGTGCTGCTGGAGAAGCAGCAGGTCAAAGTTCTCGCCGACCGGATGGGACTGTTGCTCGACGAGGTGGCGCGGCGATTCGGTGCCGAGGTACCGCCGCAGGCCGATGAGGTCAACGACAACGCTCCGTTGGTGACGCCGGTCGATGCGGAGTTCCGGGTCGGCACCATGGGACTGGGCTGGGACGCCGACGCGGGCGCGGTGGTGGTGGAACTGCTGGCGATCACCGAGACCGAGGTCGACGAATCGGTGGTACTCGACGACACCGACGAGGGCCCGGACGCGGTGCGCGTTTTTCTCACTCCCGATCAGGCGCGCGAGTTCGCGCTGCGCTCGACCCGGGTGATCGCGGCCGGCCGGCCACCGTGCCCGTTGTGCGGGGAACCGTTGTCGGCGCGTGGGCACATGTGTGTACGCACGAACGGCTACAAGCGCGGTGAACTGTTCGGCGCGAGCGATCTGGAGGAATGA
- a CDS encoding histidine phosphatase family protein gives MTVILLRHGVSTSNIGGTLAGRSSGVELTDRGGEQARAVADRLTGLPISRIVTSPLLRCQRTVSPLAAELGLEPVVDDRLAEVDYGEWTGRKIRDLLQEPLWQVVQRHASAAVFPGGEGLAQVQARAVSAIREHDRALAELHDGDQLWVACTHGDVIKSVLADALGIHLDGFQRIMVEPASLSVIRYTRTAPFVTRMNDTGADLSGLAPAPKAESGTSGPVPGGEIGAGRKDG, from the coding sequence ATGACGGTGATCCTGCTGCGACACGGTGTGTCGACGTCCAATATCGGAGGCACTCTCGCCGGTCGCAGTTCCGGTGTGGAACTTACCGACCGCGGTGGTGAACAGGCCCGCGCCGTCGCCGACCGGCTCACCGGCCTGCCGATTTCACGGATCGTGACCTCCCCGCTGCTGCGCTGCCAGCGCACGGTATCGCCGCTGGCAGCCGAACTCGGTCTGGAACCGGTGGTCGACGACCGCCTCGCCGAGGTCGACTACGGCGAGTGGACCGGCCGCAAGATCCGGGACCTCCTGCAGGAACCGCTGTGGCAGGTGGTGCAGCGGCATGCTTCGGCTGCGGTGTTCCCCGGTGGCGAGGGGTTGGCGCAGGTGCAGGCGCGGGCTGTTTCGGCGATCCGGGAACACGACCGGGCATTGGCCGAACTGCACGACGGGGACCAACTGTGGGTGGCCTGCACCCACGGTGATGTGATCAAGTCGGTGCTCGCCGACGCGCTCGGGATCCACCTCGACGGCTTCCAGCGGATCATGGTCGAGCCCGCTTCGCTGAGCGTCATCCGCTACACCCGCACCGCGCCGTTCGTCACCCGGATGAACGACACCGGTGCGGACCTGTCCGGTCTGGCGCCCGCGCCGAAGGCCGAATCCGGCACATCGGGACCTGTGCCCGGCGGGGAGATCGGTGCGGGAAGGAAAGACGGATAA
- a CDS encoding MMPL family transporter, producing the protein MLTAGTYRWGRFVYRHRVAMLALFLFLVAVSGLYGRDLADRLTQEGWFDESSESVAASKLADTTFGRDTDSDVIALYTAPPGRTVDDPQVRAAVTAQLAGLLREHPGEVLRIDSYWDTALSGQFADASRTHAFASIGLRGEGSVTVDNYQAILGDLASDGPGTGPAGTTVQAAGLQPVVEGINTGMQDDIRRAEMIALPLVAILLYFVFGGVVAASLPVLVGGMTILGTQGIMRMLTGYIDVNVFASAVVTLVSLGLAIDYGLFTVTRFREELAAGRSVEEAVARTVATAGRTVLFSAAIIAVSLGALFIFPNGVLRSVPYGGISSVLLAAVLSVTALPAMLAVAGTKIDLWQWRRFARASTEAEIDRGIFSRLAVWAMARPWAVIVPVVLGLLLLMVPFRYIEFGGLSEKYLAQDNPARVAQEDFDVLFPGFRTEPLRLVVTGADASQLSDIRIQANATPGLTGPFEPAAPTRDGINVLEAGLVDDRAADTAIAVLRGIEEPDGVRVMVAGVPALERDSIHGLLDGLPLLAAILVAAALALMYAAFRSLILAVKAVAMSALGLGATLGILTWIFVEGHGAELFDFTPGPLMFAVLVLIVTVVFGLSTDYEVFLLSRVVEARAAGADPPEAIRYGIAHTGGVITSAAAILIVVTGAFGFSELVMMKYIAYGMIAALVLDATVIRMLLTPAVLKLVWRPGRSMSATAESRCGDRVR; encoded by the coding sequence ATGCTCACGGCGGGGACTTACCGGTGGGGTCGTTTCGTGTACCGGCATCGGGTCGCGATGCTCGCGCTGTTCCTGTTCCTGGTGGCGGTATCGGGTCTGTACGGCCGCGATCTAGCGGACCGGCTGACCCAGGAGGGCTGGTTCGACGAGTCGAGTGAATCGGTGGCCGCGTCGAAGTTGGCCGATACGACGTTCGGTCGTGACACCGACAGTGACGTGATCGCCCTGTACACCGCGCCGCCGGGCCGTACGGTGGACGATCCGCAGGTGCGGGCGGCGGTGACCGCGCAGCTGGCCGGTCTGCTGCGGGAACATCCCGGCGAGGTGCTGCGCATCGACAGTTATTGGGACACTGCCTTGTCGGGGCAGTTCGCCGACGCTTCCCGCACCCATGCGTTCGCCAGTATCGGCCTGCGGGGCGAGGGTTCGGTGACCGTCGACAACTATCAGGCGATTCTCGGCGATCTGGCGTCGGACGGCCCGGGTACCGGCCCGGCGGGGACGACCGTGCAGGCGGCGGGGTTGCAGCCGGTGGTGGAGGGAATCAACACCGGGATGCAGGACGATATCCGGCGGGCGGAGATGATCGCGCTTCCGCTGGTCGCGATCCTGCTGTACTTCGTGTTCGGCGGGGTGGTGGCCGCGTCGCTGCCGGTGCTCGTCGGCGGGATGACGATTCTGGGAACCCAAGGCATCATGCGGATGCTCACCGGCTATATCGACGTCAATGTTTTCGCCAGCGCGGTGGTGACACTGGTGAGTCTCGGCTTGGCGATCGATTACGGCCTTTTCACCGTGACCCGGTTCCGGGAGGAGCTGGCGGCCGGACGCAGTGTGGAGGAGGCGGTGGCGCGGACGGTCGCCACGGCCGGCCGCACGGTGCTGTTCTCGGCGGCGATCATCGCGGTCAGTCTCGGCGCGCTGTTCATCTTCCCGAATGGGGTGTTGCGGTCGGTGCCCTACGGCGGGATCAGTTCGGTACTGCTGGCGGCTGTGTTGTCGGTGACCGCACTTCCGGCGATGCTGGCGGTCGCGGGTACGAAGATCGATCTGTGGCAGTGGCGGCGGTTCGCGCGGGCGAGTACGGAAGCCGAGATCGACCGGGGCATCTTCTCCCGGCTGGCTGTATGGGCGATGGCGCGGCCGTGGGCGGTGATCGTTCCGGTGGTGCTGGGCCTGCTGTTGCTGATGGTGCCGTTTCGGTATATCGAGTTCGGGGGTCTGAGCGAAAAGTATCTGGCACAGGACAATCCGGCGCGGGTGGCGCAGGAGGATTTCGACGTGTTGTTCCCCGGTTTCCGGACCGAGCCGTTGCGTCTGGTGGTGACCGGTGCGGATGCGTCGCAGCTGAGCGATATCCGTATCCAGGCGAATGCGACCCCGGGGTTGACCGGCCCGTTCGAACCGGCGGCACCCACCCGGGACGGTATCAATGTGCTGGAGGCGGGCCTTGTCGATGATCGGGCCGCCGATACCGCGATCGCGGTGCTGCGCGGTATCGAGGAACCCGACGGTGTGCGGGTGATGGTGGCCGGGGTACCGGCGCTGGAACGCGACAGTATCCACGGGCTGCTCGACGGACTGCCGCTGTTGGCGGCGATTCTGGTGGCGGCCGCGCTGGCGTTGATGTACGCGGCGTTCCGGTCGCTGATCCTGGCGGTGAAGGCGGTGGCCATGTCGGCGCTGGGCCTGGGCGCCACCCTGGGCATCCTGACCTGGATTTTCGTTGAGGGGCACGGGGCGGAGCTGTTCGATTTCACGCCGGGCCCGCTGATGTTCGCCGTGCTGGTGCTGATCGTGACCGTGGTGTTCGGGTTGTCGACCGACTACGAGGTGTTTCTGCTGTCGCGGGTGGTGGAGGCGCGGGCCGCCGGGGCCGACCCGCCGGAGGCGATCCGCTACGGGATCGCGCACACCGGTGGGGTGATCACGTCGGCGGCGGCGATCCTGATCGTGGTGACGGGCGCGTTCGGGTTCTCGGAGCTGGTGATGATGAAGTACATCGCCTACGGGATGATCGCGGCACTGGTGCTGGACGCTACGGTGATCCGGATGCTGCTCACCCCGGCCGTGCTGAAACTCGTCTGGCGGCCGGGCCGGTCGATGTCCGCCACCGCTGAGTCACGTTGTGGCGATCGGGTTCGGTGA
- a CDS encoding undecaprenyl-diphosphate phosphatase — MTWLQALVLGLVQGLTEFLPVSSSGHLRIVSSVFFGDDAGASFTAVTQLGTEAAVLLFFAKDIWRIICVWCATVFEKLTVRSRENVPVSEMVTTKLPVVTGSGPAGYDPGAEAQRELDYRMGWYVIIATIPIGVLGLVFKDQIRTGARNLWLVAIMLIVFALVIAAAEHFGRKERPLEQLTTRDGLAMGFAQCLALIPGVSRSGATASAGLFLGLKREAAVRFSFLLAIPAVTASGLFSLPDAFEPAGEGLNASGAQLLVATLVSFVVGYVSVAWLLRFVEKHSFYWFVGYRIVLGFVIIGLLAGGVVSAT, encoded by the coding sequence ATGACCTGGCTGCAGGCGTTGGTGCTCGGATTGGTGCAGGGTTTGACGGAGTTCCTTCCGGTTTCGTCGTCGGGGCATCTGCGGATCGTGTCCTCGGTGTTTTTCGGTGATGACGCGGGCGCCTCGTTCACCGCGGTCACTCAGCTCGGAACCGAGGCCGCGGTCCTGCTGTTCTTCGCCAAGGACATCTGGCGAATCATCTGTGTGTGGTGCGCCACCGTGTTCGAGAAGCTGACCGTGCGTTCCCGGGAGAACGTGCCGGTCAGCGAAATGGTCACCACCAAACTTCCGGTCGTCACCGGATCGGGCCCCGCCGGATACGACCCCGGCGCCGAGGCGCAGCGCGAACTCGATTACCGGATGGGCTGGTATGTGATCATTGCCACCATCCCGATCGGCGTGCTGGGGCTGGTCTTCAAGGATCAGATCCGTACCGGGGCCCGCAATCTGTGGTTGGTGGCGATCATGCTGATCGTGTTCGCGCTGGTGATCGCGGCGGCCGAACATTTCGGCCGGAAAGAGCGGCCGCTGGAACAGCTCACCACCCGCGACGGTCTGGCGATGGGTTTCGCGCAGTGCCTGGCACTGATCCCCGGTGTGTCCCGGTCGGGTGCGACTGCCAGCGCGGGCCTGTTCCTCGGTCTGAAACGTGAGGCGGCGGTTCGGTTCTCGTTCCTGCTCGCGATACCGGCGGTGACCGCGTCCGGACTTTTCAGTCTCCCGGACGCTTTCGAACCCGCGGGTGAGGGCTTGAACGCGTCGGGCGCGCAGTTGCTGGTGGCGACCCTGGTTTCGTTCGTCGTCGGCTATGTGTCGGTGGCGTGGTTGCTGCGGTTCGTGGAGAAGCATTCGTTCTACTGGTTCGTCGGCTACCGGATCGTGCTGGGGTTCGTGATCATCGGCCTGCTCGCGGGCGGAGTCGTGTCGGCCACATGA
- a CDS encoding SCO1664 family protein yields the protein MIVSGAVDALHVGELTVLGRVGVASNVTLVCDLTAADGDLRVVYKPIRGEQPLWDFPDGTLAGREVASYLIGDALGWTVIPETVLRDGPYGPGMVQRWITTREPRDPGSARLDLVDLCPPEVVPDGFREVLRAYDGAGDEVALVHADDPRLLRMAVLDVLLNNADRKGGHALESVDGDVYGVDHGICLHQQNKLRTVLWGWAGEPIPGDLLADIAAFTETLPGELAGRLADHLTDPEIDALLRRAKRLLDEPVLPFPETSRPIPWPAF from the coding sequence ATGATCGTGTCCGGCGCCGTGGACGCTCTGCACGTGGGTGAGCTGACGGTGCTGGGCCGGGTGGGGGTCGCCAGCAATGTGACGCTGGTCTGCGATCTGACCGCCGCCGACGGCGACTTGCGGGTGGTGTACAAGCCGATCCGCGGCGAGCAACCACTATGGGATTTCCCGGACGGGACACTGGCCGGACGTGAGGTGGCGTCGTATCTGATCGGCGACGCGCTGGGGTGGACGGTGATCCCGGAAACGGTGTTGCGGGACGGGCCTTACGGTCCCGGCATGGTGCAGCGCTGGATCACCACCCGCGAACCCCGGGATCCGGGCAGCGCCCGGCTGGACCTGGTCGATCTGTGCCCACCGGAGGTGGTGCCGGACGGGTTCCGGGAGGTGCTGCGTGCCTATGACGGCGCCGGGGACGAAGTGGCGCTGGTGCACGCCGACGATCCGAGGTTGCTGCGGATGGCGGTGCTGGATGTGTTGTTGAACAACGCCGACCGCAAGGGCGGGCATGCGCTGGAATCGGTGGACGGCGATGTGTACGGCGTCGATCACGGGATCTGTCTGCACCAGCAGAACAAACTGCGCACGGTGCTGTGGGGCTGGGCGGGGGAGCCGATACCGGGGGATCTGCTCGCCGATATCGCCGCGTTCACCGAAACCTTGCCCGGTGAGCTCGCCGGCCGGTTGGCCGACCATCTCACCGACCCCGAGATCGACGCGCTGTTGCGGCGCGCGAAACGTCTGCTGGACGAGCCGGTACTGCCGTTCCCCGAGACATCGCGCCCCATTCCGTGGCCGGCCTTCTGA
- a CDS encoding DUF5703 family protein, with protein MASTRRGATSRTTLPATWDTSSEDYEYVPLRLPPDVTRVTASMRLAIQAEYGGWELSRVRAYTDGSRRVLLRRRKTALAGPAGHSAEL; from the coding sequence ATGGCATCCACTCGACGTGGCGCGACCTCGCGCACCACGCTCCCGGCCACCTGGGACACCAGCAGCGAAGACTACGAGTACGTACCGCTGCGCCTGCCGCCCGACGTCACCCGGGTCACCGCCTCCATGCGGCTGGCGATCCAGGCCGAATACGGCGGCTGGGAGCTCTCCCGCGTCCGCGCCTACACCGACGGCAGCCGCCGCGTCCTGCTACGCCGCCGCAAGACCGCGCTCGCCGGCCCCGCCGGGCATTCCGCGGAGCTATGA
- a CDS encoding aldo/keto reductase — translation MEQRTVGRSGLRVSRIGLATHTWGSHTDPDTAAAQLIAFAESGGTLVDTSPAYTGGAAQRILADLLGDLVSRDELVLCAGAGLVPHLPSVPVGSDPPPHGQARITVDCSRRTLLRQLDRTLLELGTDHLDLWQVTTWDPGTPLDEIAATLQYAVSSGRTRYAGVRGFTAWQLASLAAVSPITAVQTPYSLLTRGAEDDTAPAATHHGAGLVATAPLAGGILTGKYRDGVPADSRAADEATAAEIRGRLDDDRATAVVDALVTAADGLATSPLAVALAWVRDRPGVASMLVGARDMGQLTGVLAAETLELPRAIAAALDDVSSTP, via the coding sequence ATGGAACAGCGCACCGTCGGCCGCAGCGGGCTGCGGGTTTCACGAATCGGCCTGGCCACCCATACATGGGGTAGCCATACCGACCCCGATACCGCCGCCGCGCAACTGATCGCGTTCGCCGAATCCGGCGGCACCCTCGTCGACACCTCACCCGCCTACACCGGTGGGGCCGCGCAACGGATCCTCGCCGACCTCCTCGGTGATCTGGTGTCACGCGATGAACTCGTCCTGTGCGCGGGCGCGGGCCTGGTACCGCATCTGCCCTCGGTTCCCGTCGGCAGCGACCCGCCGCCCCACGGGCAGGCCCGGATCACCGTCGACTGCTCACGGCGCACCCTGCTCCGGCAACTCGACCGCACCCTGCTGGAACTGGGCACCGACCACCTCGACCTGTGGCAGGTCACCACCTGGGACCCCGGCACCCCGCTCGACGAGATCGCCGCCACCCTGCAGTACGCGGTCAGCTCCGGGAGAACCCGGTACGCGGGGGTCCGCGGATTCACCGCCTGGCAGCTGGCCAGCCTCGCCGCGGTCAGCCCGATCACCGCCGTGCAGACCCCGTATTCGCTGCTCACCCGCGGCGCGGAGGACGATACGGCGCCCGCTGCCACACACCACGGCGCCGGACTGGTGGCCACCGCACCGCTGGCGGGCGGCATCCTCACCGGCAAGTACCGCGACGGTGTCCCCGCCGATTCCCGCGCCGCCGACGAGGCCACCGCCGCCGAGATCCGCGGCCGTCTCGACGACGACCGCGCCACCGCCGTGGTCGATGCTCTCGTCACCGCCGCCGACGGGCTGGCCACCTCACCGCTGGCGGTCGCGCTGGCATGGGTGCGGGACCGGCCCGGGGTCGCGAGCATGCTCGTCGGCGCCCGCGATATGGGTCAGCTCACCGGGGTGCTGGCCGCCGAGACGCTGGAACTGCCCCGGGCGATCGCCGCCGCCCTCGACGATGTGAGCTCCACCCCGTAG
- the mshC gene encoding cysteine--1-D-myo-inosityl 2-amino-2-deoxy-alpha-D-glucopyranoside ligase: MQSWSDTPIPAVPGAGPPLRLHDTADSCIRPVTPGRIATMYVCGITPYDATHLGHAATYLTFDLVNRVLRDGGHEVHYVQNVTDVDDPLFERANRDGVDWRDLGTGEIELFREDMAALRVLPPREYVGAIESVDEVVELVGKLLAAGAAYTVEDEQYPDIYFRTDANEQFGYESGYDRPTMERLFAERGGDPDRPGKRDPLDALLWRAERAGEPSWSSPFGPGRPGWHIECSAIAVNRLGTEFDIQGGGSDLIYPHHEYSAAHGEALAAGRRFARHYVHTGMIGLDGEKMSKSKGNLVLVSKLRAQGVDPAVIRLGLFAGHYRTDRMWTDSVLTEAEARLQRWRQAAAVSAAPPADGTVGRLRAHLADDLDTPAALAAVDAWARDTLAYGGADPGAGADIAAAVDALLGVGLR; this comes from the coding sequence ATGCAGTCCTGGTCCGATACCCCGATTCCAGCGGTCCCCGGAGCAGGGCCACCGTTGCGATTGCACGACACAGCCGACTCCTGTATCCGGCCGGTGACCCCCGGCCGGATAGCCACCATGTACGTATGCGGGATCACCCCGTACGACGCCACCCACCTCGGCCACGCCGCCACTTACCTCACCTTCGATCTGGTGAACCGGGTGCTGCGCGACGGCGGACACGAGGTGCATTACGTACAGAACGTCACCGATGTCGACGATCCGCTGTTCGAGCGGGCGAACCGGGACGGGGTGGACTGGCGGGATCTGGGCACCGGCGAGATCGAGTTGTTCCGCGAGGACATGGCGGCGCTGCGGGTGCTGCCGCCGCGGGAGTACGTGGGCGCGATCGAATCGGTGGACGAGGTCGTCGAACTGGTCGGGAAACTGCTGGCCGCCGGTGCCGCGTACACCGTCGAGGACGAGCAGTACCCCGATATCTATTTCCGGACCGACGCCAACGAGCAGTTCGGGTACGAATCCGGCTATGACCGGCCGACGATGGAACGGTTGTTCGCCGAACGCGGGGGCGACCCGGACCGCCCGGGTAAGCGTGATCCGTTGGACGCTCTGCTGTGGCGGGCCGAACGCGCGGGGGAGCCGTCGTGGTCGTCGCCGTTCGGTCCGGGTCGTCCGGGCTGGCATATCGAATGCTCGGCGATCGCGGTGAACCGGCTCGGTACCGAATTCGATATCCAGGGTGGCGGTAGCGATCTGATCTATCCGCATCACGAATACTCCGCGGCGCACGGTGAGGCTCTGGCCGCGGGCCGCCGCTTCGCCCGCCACTATGTGCACACCGGGATGATCGGGCTGGACGGGGAGAAGATGTCCAAGTCCAAGGGCAATCTGGTGCTGGTTTCGAAGCTGCGGGCCCAGGGTGTGGATCCGGCGGTTATCCGGTTGGGACTGTTCGCCGGCCACTATCGCACGGACCGGATGTGGACCGACAGTGTGCTCACCGAAGCCGAAGCGCGGCTGCAGCGCTGGCGGCAGGCTGCGGCAGTATCCGCCGCGCCTCCGGCCGACGGTACTGTCGGCCGCTTGCGCGCTCATCTCGCCGACGATCTGGATACTCCGGCCGCGCTGGCGGCCGTCGACGCCTGGGCGCGTGACACTCTCGCCTACGGTGGCGCCGATCCCGGCGCGGGCGCCGATATCGCGGCTGCCGTGGACGCGCTGCTCGGCGTAGGCCTGCGCTGA
- a CDS encoding FecCD family ABC transporter permease, whose amino-acid sequence MRDGDSVTVELDEPPPPATGHPQRRAVLAFTIATVVLVALALASAAIGQVPTTPAEVAGSVAHRIGLDWGPMPTHPAGEVTLWEVRFPRVVLAILVGAALATAGALLQGVFANPLAEPGVIGVSAGAAVGAGTVIVFGGAFVAAWSVAAAAFAAGLVTTALVYMLSRSGGRTEVVTLVLTGVAINAFAGGLIALLLFVASPAARDQIVFWQLGSLNGATWDAVTIVAVLTTAGVAAAVLVAPRLDLLALGESAARHLGVDVERLRRTVIVIVAVLTTAGVAFTGIILFVGLIVPHVVRMIVGPGHRALIPVSAVLGAVVLLAADVAARSLVDNADLPLGMLTSLIGAPFFFWLLRRTRARAGGWA is encoded by the coding sequence ATGCGCGATGGGGACAGCGTGACCGTAGAGCTGGATGAACCACCTCCCCCGGCCACCGGTCATCCGCAACGCCGGGCCGTCCTCGCCTTCACAATCGCCACGGTGGTGCTGGTGGCGCTGGCGCTGGCCTCCGCCGCCATCGGGCAGGTACCGACCACTCCCGCCGAGGTCGCCGGCAGCGTCGCCCACCGCATCGGACTGGACTGGGGGCCCATGCCCACACACCCAGCCGGGGAGGTCACGCTCTGGGAGGTCCGGTTCCCGCGGGTCGTGCTGGCCATCCTGGTGGGGGCCGCCCTCGCCACCGCCGGTGCACTACTACAGGGCGTGTTCGCCAACCCACTCGCCGAACCGGGCGTGATCGGCGTGTCCGCGGGTGCGGCGGTGGGTGCCGGGACCGTGATCGTATTCGGCGGGGCATTCGTCGCCGCCTGGTCGGTCGCGGCCGCCGCGTTCGCCGCCGGACTGGTCACCACGGCGCTGGTGTACATGCTGTCGCGATCGGGCGGCCGCACCGAGGTGGTGACCCTCGTACTCACCGGTGTCGCCATCAACGCTTTCGCCGGCGGGCTCATCGCGTTACTGCTGTTCGTCGCCTCACCCGCCGCCCGCGACCAGATCGTGTTCTGGCAGCTCGGCAGCCTCAACGGCGCCACCTGGGATGCGGTCACGATCGTCGCGGTACTCACCACCGCCGGAGTCGCCGCCGCGGTACTCGTCGCACCCCGGCTGGATCTACTCGCGCTCGGGGAATCAGCGGCCCGCCATCTCGGTGTCGACGTGGAACGGCTCCGGCGCACGGTGATCGTGATCGTCGCGGTGCTCACCACCGCGGGGGTGGCGTTCACCGGCATCATCCTGTTCGTCGGCCTGATCGTCCCGCACGTGGTGCGGATGATCGTCGGGCCGGGTCATCGGGCCCTCATCCCGGTCAGCGCCGTCCTCGGCGCCGTGGTGCTGCTCGCCGCCGACGTCGCCGCACGCTCCCTGGTCGACAATGCCGACCTGCCGCTGGGCATGCTCACCTCGCTCATCGGCGCCCCGTTCTTCTTCTGGCTGTTGCGTCGCACGCGGGCGCGAGCGGGAGGCTGGGCATGA
- a CDS encoding heme/hemin ABC transporter substrate-binding protein: MRYHRVRSGRARALLAGLAAGLLVLTAACDSAEPAGATGQGPATAALDNLDPVPITPAPTPVLPATVRSFDGTDVTVTDASRIVAADRYGTLAQIVWALGLGENLVGRSTAASFPAVSHLPNVTGGNGALNVESILALRPSVFLTDTTSASPAVREQLRATGITVVYFDPERTMEGVVPQIEAVAAALGVPQRGQELGQRTSDEITAASAAVPAPDPRLRIAFLYLRSSAITMLAGPGSGADALIAALHAEDAGQQAGLTEPFTAITSEAMIAASPDVLLVMTDGMKSIGGVDGIVQIPGIAQTPAGRDKRIIDMSDAVLLSFGPNTGRVISALSDAVYGRTGA, encoded by the coding sequence ATGAGGTATCACCGGGTCCGATCCGGACGGGCGCGCGCACTGCTGGCCGGACTCGCGGCGGGTCTACTCGTACTCACCGCGGCATGCGACAGCGCCGAACCGGCCGGCGCCACGGGACAGGGCCCGGCGACCGCGGCCCTCGACAACCTCGACCCGGTGCCCATCACCCCGGCACCCACCCCGGTCCTGCCGGCCACCGTCCGCTCGTTCGACGGCACCGATGTCACCGTCACCGACGCGAGCCGCATCGTCGCCGCCGACCGGTACGGCACCCTCGCCCAGATCGTATGGGCGCTCGGTCTGGGCGAGAACCTGGTGGGCCGCAGCACCGCCGCATCGTTCCCCGCCGTTTCTCATCTGCCGAACGTCACCGGCGGCAACGGCGCACTCAACGTCGAATCGATCCTCGCGTTACGGCCCAGCGTGTTCCTCACCGACACCACCAGCGCTTCCCCGGCGGTCCGGGAACAGTTGCGCGCCACCGGGATCACCGTCGTCTATTTCGACCCGGAACGCACCATGGAGGGCGTGGTCCCGCAGATCGAAGCGGTTGCCGCCGCTCTGGGAGTACCGCAGCGCGGACAGGAACTCGGGCAGCGCACCAGCGACGAGATCACCGCCGCCAGCGCCGCGGTACCCGCCCCGGACCCGCGGCTTCGGATCGCGTTCCTGTACCTGCGATCCAGCGCGATCACCATGCTCGCCGGGCCGGGCTCCGGCGCCGACGCGCTCATCGCGGCGCTGCACGCCGAGGACGCCGGACAGCAGGCCGGGCTCACCGAACCGTTCACCGCCATCACCAGTGAAGCCATGATCGCAGCATCCCCGGATGTGCTGCTGGTCATGACCGACGGGATGAAATCGATCGGCGGGGTCGACGGAATCGTGCAGATCCCCGGGATCGCGCAGACTCCGGCCGGGCGCGACAAACGCATCATCGACATGTCCGACGCGGTGCTGTTGTCGTTCGGCCCGAACACCGGCCGCGTCATCTCCGCCCTGTCCGACGCCGTCTACGGCCGAACCGGCGCATGA
- a CDS encoding heme ABC transporter ATP-binding protein, protein MTTAPTPLRRGLTGLLRRAHELPRTPETGSVTVRARGVTLDRHGGGGGTRRVLDGVDFEVSAGEVVALVGPNGAGKSTLLAVLAGELEAGHGSVELDGRPLDRWTPIDMARRRAVLPQSHTVGFPFTAAEVIAMGRAPWQRTPRAAGDHEIIAAAMAATDSTHLAGRAFPSLSGGERARVALARVLAQDTTTLLLDEPTAALDLGHQEAVLTLAAERAAAGAAVVVVLHDLASAAAYADRVAVLDAGRVAAAGPPREILTSELLSRVYRYPVEVLDHPGTGAQLVLPARRARG, encoded by the coding sequence ATGACAACCGCCCCGACCCCACTGCGCCGCGGCCTCACCGGGCTGCTGCGCCGCGCCCACGAACTGCCCCGCACGCCGGAGACGGGCAGCGTCACGGTGCGGGCGCGGGGGGTCACGCTGGACCGGCACGGGGGCGGCGGCGGGACCCGACGGGTACTCGACGGGGTCGATTTCGAGGTCTCGGCCGGTGAGGTCGTGGCCTTGGTCGGCCCGAACGGTGCCGGGAAATCGACGCTGCTCGCGGTGCTGGCCGGTGAACTGGAAGCCGGGCACGGCAGTGTCGAACTCGACGGCCGCCCGCTCGACCGGTGGACACCGATCGATATGGCCCGCCGCCGCGCCGTACTGCCCCAATCCCACACCGTCGGGTTCCCGTTCACCGCCGCCGAGGTGATCGCGATGGGTCGCGCGCCCTGGCAGCGCACCCCGCGCGCCGCGGGCGACCACGAGATCATCGCCGCCGCCATGGCAGCTACCGACAGCACCCATCTCGCCGGCCGCGCGTTCCCGAGCCTGTCCGGGGGTGAACGGGCCCGGGTGGCGCTCGCCCGGGTACTGGCGCAGGACACCACGACCCTGCTGCTGGACGAACCGACCGCCGCCTTGGACCTGGGACATCAGGAGGCCGTGCTCACTCTCGCCGCCGAACGTGCCGCCGCCGGTGCCGCGGTGGTGGTGGTTCTGCACGATCTGGCGTCGGCCGCCGCCTACGCCGATCGTGTCGCCGTCCTCGACGCCGGACGGGTCGCGGCCGCCGGGCCACCGCGCGAGATCCTCACCAGCGAGCTCCTCAGCCGCGTCTATCGATACCCGGTCGAGGTTCTCGACCATCCCGGTACCGGCGCGCAACTGGTCCTGCCCGCCCGCCGGGCGCGCGGCTGA